A stretch of the Alphaproteobacteria bacterium genome encodes the following:
- a CDS encoding response regulator: MGDGDFLKSDRFSPAPKVLVADRDPLFARIVGSRLEKLGYTVHGEDSGAAALEWFRVEDVRIVILDFDILDMGGLELVRAIRAIPRPHYTYILFYSSRTDKEALTEALAAGADDFMNKPFNGVELRLRLDLARRLLDMDDELYHGGGTDKATGVINRRALEQILPKILALSKRADFAGTMLFVRLQNLKEVFQRHGYETAHRLMVETANLLTKCHRGSDLMAKSAEDEFCILLNTTTEEMCIHLVERLLDQAARIEIDLPVRDGEPVQRLSPQLSFESLGFPPQDDADAAYILDHATRTPLVCPAKVA; the protein is encoded by the coding sequence ATGGGGGATGGCGATTTTCTTAAGAGTGACCGTTTTTCGCCCGCTCCCAAGGTTCTGGTGGCGGATCGAGACCCGTTGTTCGCCCGCATCGTCGGCTCGCGCCTTGAGAAGCTGGGCTATACGGTTCATGGCGAGGATTCGGGGGCGGCGGCGCTGGAATGGTTCCGCGTCGAGGATGTGCGCATCGTCATTCTGGATTTCGACATTCTCGATATGGGGGGGCTGGAACTGGTGCGCGCCATCCGCGCCATCCCGCGTCCGCATTACACCTACATCCTGTTCTACAGCTCTCGCACCGACAAGGAAGCCTTGACCGAAGCCTTGGCCGCCGGCGCCGACGATTTCATGAACAAGCCCTTCAACGGGGTGGAACTGCGCTTGCGTCTGGATTTGGCGCGCCGCCTGCTGGACATGGACGACGAGCTTTATCACGGCGGCGGCACCGATAAGGCGACGGGCGTCATCAATCGCCGGGCGCTTGAACAGATCCTGCCCAAGATATTGGCGCTGTCCAAACGGGCGGATTTCGCTGGAACCATGCTGTTCGTGCGCCTTCAGAATCTGAAGGAAGTCTTTCAGCGCCACGGTTATGAAACGGCGCATCGGCTGATGGTGGAAACCGCCAATCTGCTGACGAAATGCCATCGCGGCAGCGATTTGATGGCCAAAAGCGCCGAGGATGAATTCTGCATTCTCTTGAACACGACGACCGAAGAGATGTGCATTCATCTGGTCGAACGCCTGCTGGATCAGGCCGCCCGCATCGAAATCGATCTGCCGGTCAGAGATGGCGAGCCGGTGCAACGTTTGTCGCCGCAGCTCAGCTTCGAAAGCCTGGGCTTCCCGCCCCAGGACGATGCGGACGCCGCATATATCCTGGATCATGCTACGCGCACGCCGTTGGTTTGCC